CTTCAATCAGCTTAGTGGATAACTGAGCTAACACTTCAATATGATGATGATCTTGACCATCTGGCGATGCCAGCATAAAAAAGACATCTGATAATTCACCGTCTTCAGCCCCATAGTCGATACCTGTTCGGCTGATCCCCACCGCAACCGCTGGCTTTGCCACCGCATCACTCTTTGCGTGAGGAATAGCGATACCTTCTTCAAAGCCGGTATTGCCAATTTCCTCTCGCTTCCATAAATCGGCCAAGAATTGTTCTTTATTGGCAAGCTTGCCAGCCCCATCCAATAAATCGACCAACTCTTGAAGGACGGCTTCTTTCGTTTTGGCCTGTAGATCTAAGCAAATAATCTCTGGTTCGATCAGGTCTGTAATGTCCATTGTTATCCCTAAACTACCCTTATATGCTCAGTCAAAAATAATGATTACCTTAGCCTGTCTTCACGCTTTGTTGCACGTCCAAGCTGAGTTCTGCTCGGCTTAGGTTAGCGATCCGCCCCTGTGGGTTATATAGGACTAAAGAAGCATTAACTGGATAAATGTAACATGGTATTCAAACTGTGATATGCGTCTTTCATTTAACGCATTCAAAATAATGTATTCCGTATCGGCTGTGCTAATATCCGCAAAAATGGACGTGAGAAAAATTATGAAAATTGTTGCTGTCACAGCCTGCCCTACAGGTATTGCGCATACTTACATGGCAGCAGATGCACTCATGAAAACAGCCCCCAAATACAATGTTCACATCAAAGTTGAAACACAAGGTGCAATGGGGGTTGAAAACCAGCTGACACCGCATGATATCGCCCAAGCAGATAAAGTATTAATCGTCTCTGACATTGAGGTTGAACATGCTGCACGCTTCGAAGCAATGCACACCATACGTATTCCTATTGAAGACGTATTACTCAACGTAGATAAAGTCTTCCTCGTTCACTGCCGCGAATAAACACTCGATATAGCCAATGAACGAATACCAAATCACCTTTTTTGTC
The nucleotide sequence above comes from Photobacterium swingsii. Encoded proteins:
- a CDS encoding PTS fructose transporter subunit IIB, with product MKIVAVTACPTGIAHTYMAADALMKTAPKYNVHIKVETQGAMGVENQLTPHDIAQADKVLIVSDIEVEHAARFEAMHTIRIPIEDVLLNVDKVFLVHCRE